One window of the Acaryochloris sp. CCMEE 5410 genome contains the following:
- a CDS encoding SUMF1/EgtB/PvdO family nonheme iron enzyme — MQRRQFLRFGGTALLTLVASPRSFAKSVDDIRKIARQITVKILTQGPSGSGILIQKKGPIYTVLTAAHVIKNSNRGEEAYAMTSDGENHLLDTQAMKTGSNLDLAIATFYSNKTYGVTDIGQFKTLDILDEIYVGGYPFADQGLSVSTITLTRGEVASIGPFEDGYGFSYTAVTKAGMSGGPILNQAGQLIGVHGRAAGQRLKQFRLKDGLNLGIPIDTAIEVFGLKTLAPTAAQPDEPEPQAAETDPPEEEPSSPSPESPLVRFTFEVLGVNDKGQVRQRTQQSAQSYRQPLVEGVALEMVSIPEGQFTMGSPVTETHRQKNEDPKHVVNVPAFLMGKYPITQAQWQAIMGDNPSKFQGANHPVDQVSWFLAEEFCQKLSLATGQDYRLPSEAEWEYAARAGTDTPFHFGQTITTDLANYDGNYAYDKGPKGTFRKKTVPVDQLAGNAFGLFNMHGQVWEWCLDHWHDTYKGAPTDGTAWVEQGDPKMRRVRRGGSWYDSPHACRSAFRYRSYPYAYKGSFGLRVVLPALKSSV; from the coding sequence ATGCAGCGCAGACAGTTTTTACGCTTTGGGGGCACCGCCTTGCTGACCCTTGTGGCTTCTCCCCGGTCCTTCGCGAAATCCGTTGATGACATTCGCAAAATCGCCCGACAGATTACCGTCAAGATCCTGACTCAAGGGCCGTCTGGGTCGGGGATTCTGATTCAAAAAAAGGGGCCGATCTATACGGTGCTGACGGCTGCCCATGTGATTAAAAACTCAAATCGTGGGGAAGAAGCCTATGCCATGACGAGTGATGGTGAGAATCACTTGCTCGATACCCAAGCCATGAAGACTGGCTCTAACTTGGATCTTGCGATCGCAACCTTCTACAGCAATAAAACCTATGGTGTGACGGATATCGGTCAATTTAAAACCCTCGATATTTTGGATGAAATCTATGTGGGAGGGTATCCCTTTGCGGATCAGGGCCTATCCGTCTCGACCATTACGCTAACCCGGGGAGAGGTTGCTTCGATTGGCCCCTTTGAGGATGGCTATGGGTTTTCCTATACTGCCGTGACCAAAGCGGGGATGAGTGGTGGTCCCATCCTTAATCAGGCAGGTCAACTCATAGGCGTTCATGGTCGAGCAGCAGGACAGCGATTAAAACAGTTTCGGCTCAAGGATGGCCTGAATTTGGGGATTCCCATCGATACCGCCATCGAGGTATTTGGTTTGAAGACCCTGGCTCCAACGGCGGCGCAACCTGACGAACCGGAGCCTCAAGCTGCTGAGACTGATCCGCCAGAGGAAGAGCCCTCTAGCCCGTCACCAGAGTCCCCTTTGGTACGTTTCACCTTTGAAGTGCTGGGGGTCAATGACAAAGGCCAGGTGCGTCAACGGACGCAACAGTCGGCCCAATCTTATCGCCAACCCTTGGTGGAGGGCGTGGCCTTGGAGATGGTCTCTATTCCCGAGGGACAGTTCACGATGGGCTCGCCGGTCACCGAAACCCATCGTCAGAAAAACGAAGATCCGAAGCATGTTGTGAATGTCCCGGCGTTTTTGATGGGGAAATATCCCATTACCCAAGCCCAATGGCAGGCCATTATGGGAGACAATCCCTCTAAGTTTCAGGGGGCTAATCATCCCGTCGATCAAGTTAGCTGGTTTTTAGCGGAAGAGTTTTGTCAAAAACTGTCTTTGGCGACGGGGCAAGACTACCGGCTGCCCAGTGAAGCCGAATGGGAATATGCCGCCCGAGCGGGTACCGATACCCCGTTTCACTTTGGTCAGACCATCACCACCGATCTGGCCAATTATGATGGCAATTACGCCTATGACAAAGGCCCCAAGGGCACTTTCAGAAAGAAAACGGTGCCGGTGGACCAATTGGCCGGGAATGCCTTTGGATTGTTCAATATGCATGGCCAGGTTTGGGAATGGTGTCTAGACCATTGGCATGATACTTACAAGGGCGCGCCTACGGATGGTACGGCCTGGGTTGAGCAGGGTGATCCGAAAATGCGCCGAGTGCGACGAGGGGGATCTTGGTATGACAGTCCCCATGCCTGCCGATCGGCGTTCCGCTATCGCTCCTATCCCTATGCCTATAAGGGGTCTTTTGGTTTACGCGTGGTTTTGCCTGCCCTGAAGTCATCGGTGTAG
- a CDS encoding SUMF1/EgtB/PvdO family nonheme iron enzyme produces the protein MGIKRRQFLWFGGAAVISLASSQWSLAKSVRDIRQIARRITVRIMTQGPSGSGVLIKRNDNIYTVLTAAHVIKNSNRGEEAYVETYDGETHLLNTQMMQVDAKADIAIATFTSNNNYRTTNIGKFKDLGILDDIYVGGYPLADQAISVSTMTLTRGEVASIGEFEDGYGFSYTAVTKAGMSGGPVLDREGRLIGIHGRAAGQRLQDVRIKDGLNLGIPISTAIATFGLNNKYQPLTAEQPDTAEPQTSEPAEPESTPEPPEETLPGLSRFAFEVVGVNATGQIQTRSRQSAQYYRQQLKDGQTLDMVYIPGGKFSMGSPAMEANRQGSEGPQHPVTVPTFFIGKYPITQAQWQAVMGENPAKFQGADRPVEQVSWQTATEFCQKLSELTGQDYRLPSEAEWEYAARAGTSAPFCVGATLTTDLANYDGNYTYGRGPRGTFRKATTPVGQFAPNPFGLYDMHGQVWEWCQDHWHDTYKGAPADGSAWVKDADVRSHRVRRGGSWYDGPHACRSAFRYRSLPSNYQNSYGLRVVCQGFKDI, from the coding sequence ATGGGCATAAAGCGGCGTCAGTTTTTGTGGTTTGGGGGGGCTGCTGTGATCAGCTTGGCCTCTTCCCAATGGTCTTTAGCCAAATCAGTTCGGGATATTCGCCAAATTGCCCGTCGCATTACTGTTCGCATAATGACCCAAGGCCCCTCTGGCTCCGGGGTGTTAATCAAGCGAAACGACAATATTTATACCGTGCTGACGGCGGCCCATGTGATCAAAAATTCTAACCGGGGTGAGGAAGCCTATGTGGAAACCTATGACGGTGAAACTCATTTGCTCAACACCCAAATGATGCAGGTGGATGCCAAAGCGGATATTGCGATCGCAACCTTCACGTCCAACAACAACTATCGCACCACCAACATCGGCAAGTTTAAAGACCTGGGCATTTTGGATGATATTTACGTCGGTGGTTATCCCCTCGCGGATCAGGCCATTTCCGTCTCTACCATGACCCTAACTCGGGGCGAAGTCGCCTCCATCGGGGAATTTGAGGATGGCTATGGGTTCTCCTATACCGCCGTTACCAAGGCAGGCATGAGCGGTGGCCCAGTGTTAGATCGCGAAGGTCGTCTGATTGGGATTCATGGCCGGGCGGCGGGACAGCGCTTACAGGACGTGCGCATCAAAGATGGTTTGAATTTAGGGATTCCGATCTCAACTGCGATCGCAACCTTTGGTCTCAACAATAAATACCAACCCTTGACCGCTGAGCAACCGGATACCGCTGAACCCCAGACCTCTGAACCTGCTGAACCGGAGTCTACCCCAGAACCACCGGAGGAAACTCTGCCCGGCCTATCGCGGTTTGCCTTTGAAGTGGTAGGGGTGAATGCAACAGGCCAAATCCAAACCCGCAGCCGCCAGTCCGCCCAATATTATCGCCAGCAGCTAAAAGACGGGCAGACCCTGGATATGGTCTATATTCCAGGGGGAAAATTTAGTATGGGCTCTCCAGCAATGGAAGCCAATCGCCAGGGCAGTGAAGGTCCCCAACACCCGGTCACCGTGCCCACCTTTTTTATCGGTAAATATCCGATTACCCAAGCTCAATGGCAGGCCGTGATGGGGGAGAATCCGGCCAAGTTTCAGGGGGCAGATCGTCCCGTCGAGCAAGTGAGCTGGCAGACCGCGACGGAGTTTTGCCAAAAACTATCGGAACTCACGGGGCAGGACTATCGCTTACCCAGTGAAGCGGAATGGGAATATGCCGCCCGCGCTGGGACTAGCGCCCCTTTCTGTGTAGGGGCTACTCTAACCACGGACTTAGCCAACTACGACGGCAACTATACCTATGGTCGCGGCCCTCGCGGCACCTTTAGAAAAGCCACAACCCCGGTGGGGCAATTTGCACCGAACCCCTTTGGCCTCTATGACATGCATGGTCAAGTCTGGGAATGGTGCCAGGATCATTGGCATGACACCTACAAAGGGGCACCTGCGGATGGATCTGCCTGGGTAAAGGATGCGGATGTGCGATCGCACCGAGTCAGACGAGGGGGATCTTGGTACGACGGTCCTCATGCTTGCCGGTCTGCTTTTCGCTATCGGTCATTACCAAGCAACTATCAGAACTCCTATGGCCTAAGAGTGGTCTGTCAAGGGTTTAAGGATATTTAG
- a CDS encoding hybrid sensor histidine kinase/response regulator, which produces MPPSTLATYHRLSTMDKEQQVQFKFLEEAEDCYEKIERVLLGLATNAADPEQLDEALRASHSVKGGAAMMGLMDLSKVAHRLEDFFKILRVHHASKTIETEVETLLLQGLDCLRQVGDRYQQGADIDADWMAAHITPVFDQLQTHLGEVTDEDENALLSGDDEEVDPALLMFEDGVEAVLDRIEGYFGTLPAPQLAAELAMTAEELVAFGHMANLDSFIQLCQSIQELATQVVPEQIPELSTAALKTWRRSHALVLRRSFEKLPHELLDFTPTMASSPETDFETALDSVDLSALQADFGAIELPGEINLEDAAVDDLAGALGTDLPNPELIETDPIEDLAFNDPAVAHLADTLATDLPNSETLEEITLDDPAVADLADALATDLPSPEAPEAVNLEHIALDDPAIANLADALSVELPESALEFPAEIAADDFAPEDLLNADALANLQDSMELADLQQAFEVTSDLVESAVDSTIQEEVADLPLTLESAAQILEQTTAAQPAAAPVKPLSGKTVRVPVEQLEQFNTLFGKLILDRNTVNLRFEQLQAYTQLIRQRIRQLEASNTQLQQWYDRASMEGIVPAEEAAPAQPEQLAEPRSGQFDALEMDQYTDLHLIAQDQIETIVQLQEVGSDIELTLQDMGQAVRDINQTTRSLQTNVTRTQMVPFREIVKRFPRMIRDLSVQFNKPVNLAIEGDATLIDRAVLDPLGDALNHLLRNAFDHGIGSQERRISIGKTPTGTITIQARNRGAQTVITLSDDGAGIRLDKVRDRLQAMGIPEWEVSQLSEADLLDCIFEPGFSTADQVTEISGRGVGMDVVRNNLRDIRGEIQVHTEQSVGTTFTLSVPYTLSILRVMLLDHSGFIFAVPSESICELLQLQSDQIQRIEASHTLTWQDRTIPIINLAQHWAFNQTRRFSEMSGTPVINKPTILVVGEDDQIGGLEIERFWGEQEVTIRDIASPLPMPPGFVSSTVLGDGRVVPILDPLSILKWSLERQQTDITPPVESLPSVSSDNTILVVDDSVNVRRFLALTLEKAGYQVEQAKDGQEAVDKLESGLAVQAVVCDIEMPRLDGYGVLEEVKGQLQFEELPIVMLTSRSHEKHRKVAMNLGASAYFSKPFNEQELLDTLAKLIAQKTPELVG; this is translated from the coding sequence ATGCCCCCATCGACATTAGCGACCTATCATCGCCTCAGCACTATGGATAAAGAACAACAAGTCCAGTTCAAATTTCTCGAAGAAGCGGAAGACTGCTACGAAAAGATTGAACGCGTTTTGCTGGGTCTCGCCACCAACGCAGCAGACCCCGAACAACTCGATGAAGCGCTCAGGGCCTCCCACTCTGTCAAAGGGGGGGCGGCGATGATGGGGCTGATGGATCTGAGTAAAGTGGCCCACCGTCTGGAAGATTTTTTCAAGATCCTGCGGGTTCACCATGCCTCCAAAACCATCGAAACAGAGGTAGAAACCCTCCTGTTGCAAGGCTTAGATTGCTTGCGACAAGTGGGCGATCGCTATCAGCAAGGGGCTGACATTGATGCTGACTGGATGGCTGCCCATATCACCCCCGTCTTTGACCAACTGCAGACCCATTTGGGAGAGGTAACGGACGAAGACGAAAATGCGCTGCTCAGTGGTGACGACGAAGAAGTCGATCCGGCGTTACTCATGTTTGAGGATGGGGTGGAAGCTGTTCTCGATCGCATTGAAGGCTATTTTGGCACCTTGCCAGCCCCTCAACTAGCGGCTGAACTCGCGATGACCGCCGAAGAATTGGTGGCCTTCGGCCATATGGCCAATTTAGACTCCTTTATTCAGCTCTGCCAATCAATCCAGGAACTGGCGACCCAGGTTGTACCGGAGCAGATTCCTGAACTCTCGACGGCCGCCCTCAAAACCTGGCGACGGTCCCATGCGTTGGTCCTGCGTCGAAGTTTTGAGAAGCTCCCCCATGAGCTTCTGGACTTTACGCCAACGATGGCCTCCAGCCCTGAAACCGACTTTGAAACTGCCCTAGACTCCGTCGACCTATCGGCTCTACAAGCTGACTTTGGCGCTATTGAATTGCCAGGGGAGATTAACCTAGAAGATGCTGCTGTTGACGACCTCGCAGGTGCTTTAGGAACGGATCTGCCTAACCCTGAGTTGATAGAAACGGACCCTATAGAAGATCTTGCTTTTAATGATCCGGCTGTTGCCCACTTAGCAGACACCCTCGCCACCGATCTGCCTAACTCCGAAACGCTAGAAGAGATTACCCTTGATGATCCGGCTGTCGCTGATCTAGCGGATGCTTTAGCCACGGATCTGCCTAGCCCTGAAGCACCAGAAGCGGTCAATTTAGAGCACATTGCTCTAGATGATCCGGCCATCGCTAACTTAGCCGATGCCTTATCAGTCGAGTTGCCCGAGTCAGCGCTGGAATTTCCTGCCGAGATCGCTGCTGACGACTTTGCTCCAGAGGACTTATTAAACGCAGATGCCCTCGCCAATCTGCAGGATTCGATGGAGCTAGCAGATCTACAGCAAGCCTTTGAAGTGACCTCCGATCTGGTTGAGTCTGCCGTAGACTCAACGATCCAAGAGGAAGTTGCTGATCTCCCCTTAACCCTGGAGAGTGCGGCTCAAATTTTGGAACAAACCACGGCAGCCCAGCCTGCTGCTGCCCCTGTGAAGCCCCTCAGCGGTAAAACGGTGCGGGTTCCCGTGGAACAACTAGAGCAATTTAATACCCTGTTCGGGAAGTTGATTCTAGATCGGAATACGGTCAATCTGCGTTTTGAGCAGTTGCAAGCCTACACCCAACTGATTCGACAGCGGATTCGTCAATTAGAAGCCTCCAATACACAGCTTCAGCAATGGTACGACCGCGCCTCTATGGAGGGCATCGTCCCTGCCGAAGAAGCCGCTCCCGCGCAACCGGAACAACTGGCTGAACCCAGATCCGGGCAATTTGATGCCCTAGAAATGGACCAGTATACGGACTTGCACCTGATTGCCCAAGACCAAATTGAAACGATTGTTCAGTTACAAGAGGTGGGCTCCGATATTGAACTGACCCTACAGGATATGGGTCAGGCAGTCCGCGACATTAACCAAACCACCCGCTCGTTGCAGACGAATGTCACCCGCACCCAGATGGTGCCTTTCCGAGAAATCGTCAAACGGTTTCCCCGGATGATTCGAGATTTGAGCGTTCAGTTTAACAAGCCAGTTAACCTGGCGATAGAAGGGGATGCCACCCTGATTGACCGCGCGGTACTGGACCCCCTAGGAGATGCCCTGAATCATCTGCTTCGTAATGCCTTTGATCATGGAATTGGTAGCCAGGAGCGCCGGATTTCCATTGGCAAAACTCCAACAGGCACGATTACGATTCAAGCCCGTAATCGGGGGGCACAAACAGTCATTACCCTGAGCGATGATGGTGCAGGGATTCGCCTTGATAAGGTCCGTGATCGTTTGCAGGCCATGGGCATTCCGGAATGGGAAGTCTCTCAACTCTCTGAAGCCGATTTACTAGACTGTATTTTTGAACCGGGCTTTAGTACAGCCGACCAAGTGACTGAAATCTCTGGACGAGGCGTCGGCATGGATGTTGTGCGCAACAACCTGCGCGACATCCGAGGTGAAATTCAGGTCCATACTGAACAGAGTGTAGGCACCACCTTCACCCTTTCAGTTCCCTATACCCTCTCGATTTTGCGAGTCATGCTGCTCGATCATTCAGGATTCATCTTTGCGGTGCCGAGTGAAAGCATTTGCGAACTTTTGCAACTGCAATCAGACCAAATTCAAAGGATTGAAGCGTCTCACACATTGACCTGGCAAGATCGAACCATTCCCATCATCAACTTGGCTCAGCATTGGGCCTTTAATCAAACCCGCCGATTCTCCGAAATGTCCGGGACTCCGGTTATTAACAAACCCACTATTCTCGTGGTTGGGGAGGATGACCAGATCGGTGGCCTAGAAATCGAACGGTTCTGGGGTGAACAGGAAGTGACCATTCGCGACATCGCCAGCCCCTTACCCATGCCCCCCGGATTTGTGAGTTCTACGGTCTTAGGGGACGGTCGTGTGGTCCCCATCCTCGACCCATTGTCCATTCTCAAATGGTCCCTGGAACGACAACAAACCGACATTACTCCTCCCGTCGAATCCCTGCCTTCTGTCAGCTCGGACAATACCATCCTGGTGGTGGATGACTCTGTTAATGTCCGTCGCTTCTTAGCCCTGACTTTAGAAAAGGCGGGCTATCAGGTTGAACAGGCCAAGGACGGTCAAGAAGCCGTGGACAAACTGGAAAGCGGCTTAGCTGTACAGGCAGTGGTTTGTGATATTGAAATGCCTCGATTGGATGGCTATGGCGTCCTGGAAGAAGTCAAAGGCCAACTTCAGTTTGAAGAGTTACCGATTGTGATGCTGACCTCCCGCAGTCACGAAAAACACCGCAAGGTTGCCATGAATTTGGGTGCGTCGGCCTATTTCTCCAAGCCCTTTAACGAGCAGGAGTTACTCGATACTCTAGCGAAGTTGATTGCCCAGAAGACCCCGGAGTTAGTGGGTTAG
- a CDS encoding methyl-accepting chemotaxis protein: protein MTTQQDITLADATASNGNMAAQDLNVDPATPYTKPAATLRQKLLTTVLPVALAPVAIASVIGYVQTETQLKAKALLQLEEVSLLSSEASAIFLKDALKFPDIIDSDPLLLEAVKAGAQQAEAQGLPQKPIEAVEQQFASTKLLKPNAKLNEYLQRVVKNGQLAEVFVTDKNGFNVGYSNPTSDFVQNDERWWQMAKEKGQFIEEPEFDESSNQNVIAISKTVKDDAGNFIGVTKVGIPTKALDEAISTLVSPNLTESEIVQIVNPKLETNAVVDTITAEGSDLQNQEVTGGADVLAAAKLIEDYLEAEAGDLNDTKAQIRNIPGITDLKIKEQAAGDFKLVIAAFTYKDRFFNVSIIPGTKLVAIASVETAEEAALAQQQLLLFAGMGLLLAGIITALIYWLSNSVSNPLAKLTDTAGEAASGNLDVEAAEEGTQETRTLARTFNTMVSEVKTLLEKTEQAAEEQKESRDKLEMEIYQLLDEVGEAVDGDLTVRASLNSMEMSTVADLFNAIIDNLNEIAGQVKDSSVKVSSSLNASKGEMQTLAEQAIQETERTRSTLNSIEQMSTSIEDVASNAGKAALISDQAYTTVQEGSDAMDQTVDSILSLRNTVGETAKKIKRLGESSQKISQVVSLIEEIALKTNLLAINASVEASRAGEQGQGFTVVAEQVGALAEQSAAATKEIAQIVAGIQAETKEVTEAMEIGTNQVVDSTRLVETTKDKLAVVLNRSQEINDLMRSISDATVSQTETSKVVTTLMQQMAAQSEQRAESSTQVAESMQETAAVAEQMEAAVAQFKVEEAS from the coding sequence ATGACGACCCAACAGGACATCACCCTAGCAGACGCCACAGCCAGCAACGGCAACATGGCGGCCCAAGATCTCAACGTTGACCCAGCCACCCCCTACACCAAACCGGCTGCCACCCTGCGCCAAAAACTATTAACCACCGTTTTGCCCGTGGCTTTGGCCCCAGTGGCGATTGCAAGTGTGATCGGTTACGTGCAAACGGAAACCCAGCTTAAGGCAAAAGCTCTATTGCAGTTAGAAGAGGTGAGCTTACTGTCTAGTGAAGCCAGCGCCATTTTCTTAAAAGACGCCCTAAAATTTCCAGACATTATTGATAGTGACCCATTATTACTAGAAGCGGTAAAAGCTGGCGCCCAACAAGCTGAGGCCCAAGGCTTGCCCCAGAAGCCTATTGAAGCAGTGGAACAGCAGTTTGCGAGTACCAAACTGCTCAAACCCAACGCTAAATTAAATGAGTACCTACAACGCGTTGTCAAGAATGGTCAGTTAGCTGAAGTGTTCGTCACGGACAAGAATGGATTTAACGTGGGCTATAGCAATCCCACCTCCGACTTTGTTCAAAACGATGAGCGCTGGTGGCAGATGGCTAAAGAGAAAGGACAATTTATCGAAGAACCTGAATTCGATGAATCATCCAATCAAAACGTCATTGCCATTTCCAAAACAGTTAAGGATGATGCGGGGAATTTCATTGGGGTGACGAAAGTTGGAATACCCACCAAAGCGTTGGACGAAGCCATCAGTACCCTGGTGTCCCCCAACCTAACCGAGTCAGAAATTGTCCAAATTGTGAACCCCAAACTGGAGACCAACGCAGTAGTAGATACCATTACGGCTGAAGGAAGTGATCTCCAAAATCAAGAGGTGACAGGTGGGGCAGATGTGTTAGCCGCTGCCAAACTCATCGAAGATTATCTAGAAGCAGAAGCGGGCGATTTAAATGACACAAAGGCCCAGATTCGAAATATTCCTGGCATTACCGACCTGAAGATCAAGGAACAGGCAGCGGGGGATTTCAAGTTAGTCATCGCCGCTTTTACCTACAAGGATCGATTCTTTAACGTATCCATTATTCCAGGGACAAAACTGGTAGCGATTGCCTCCGTGGAAACGGCAGAAGAAGCCGCCTTGGCGCAACAACAGTTGCTCCTATTCGCGGGTATGGGTCTATTGCTGGCTGGGATTATTACTGCCCTGATTTACTGGTTGTCTAACTCGGTGTCGAATCCCTTAGCTAAATTGACGGATACCGCAGGCGAAGCCGCTAGTGGCAACTTGGATGTGGAAGCGGCAGAAGAAGGCACCCAAGAAACTCGCACCCTAGCCCGAACCTTTAACACCATGGTGTCTGAGGTGAAAACGCTCCTGGAAAAAACGGAACAAGCCGCCGAAGAGCAAAAAGAATCCCGCGACAAGCTGGAAATGGAAATTTACCAGCTCCTCGATGAAGTGGGAGAAGCGGTGGATGGAGACTTAACCGTCCGCGCCAGCTTAAACTCCATGGAAATGAGTACCGTTGCGGACTTGTTCAACGCCATTATCGATAACCTCAATGAGATTGCGGGCCAAGTAAAAGACTCCTCGGTCAAGGTGAGTTCGTCTCTGAACGCGAGTAAAGGGGAAATGCAGACCCTCGCCGAACAAGCGATTCAAGAAACCGAACGAACCCGTTCCACGCTGAACTCCATTGAGCAAATGTCCACCTCCATTGAGGATGTGGCCAGCAACGCCGGTAAAGCCGCGCTGATTTCTGACCAAGCCTACACCACCGTCCAAGAGGGCAGTGATGCCATGGATCAAACGGTGGATAGTATTCTCAGCCTCCGAAATACGGTGGGTGAAACGGCTAAGAAAATTAAGCGTTTGGGCGAATCCTCTCAAAAGATTTCCCAGGTGGTGTCTTTGATTGAAGAAATTGCACTGAAAACAAACCTTCTCGCCATCAACGCCAGTGTAGAAGCCAGCCGCGCTGGTGAGCAGGGGCAAGGTTTCACCGTGGTTGCGGAACAGGTGGGTGCTCTGGCGGAACAGTCCGCTGCTGCGACCAAGGAAATTGCCCAAATTGTGGCTGGTATTCAAGCCGAGACCAAAGAAGTAACCGAAGCCATGGAAATCGGCACCAACCAGGTGGTCGATAGTACCCGCCTAGTGGAAACGACTAAAGACAAGCTGGCGGTTGTTCTCAACCGTTCGCAAGAAATTAACGACCTGATGCGCTCGATTTCAGACGCCACCGTATCCCAAACCGAAACCTCCAAAGTGGTGACGACCCTCATGCAACAAATGGCAGCCCAATCTGAACAACGAGCGGAATCCTCCACCCAGGTGGCCGAATCCATGCAGGAAACAGCAGCCGTGGCCGAGCAGATGGAAGCAGCCGTGGCCCAGTTTAAGGTCGAAGAAGCAAGCTAA
- a CDS encoding chemotaxis protein CheW produces the protein MTQQPTASTTSLSRLQELLPQLFQSTQLTGQPYLRFMVAEGIGALLSMEHVQESLIVEAEQITLIPNMARSVLGLMNSRDQVFCVVNLPQLLGYPDITGSQRRYRVIVARVPPSDYQRSGTGEALLGLAVPQIQGVTRLQEEQLQTEIAACPANLSPYVTGTCQQDEQTLYLFYPPFLAKAPALYPT, from the coding sequence ATGACCCAACAACCGACTGCCTCTACAACTTCACTATCACGACTGCAAGAGCTGCTACCCCAGTTATTTCAGTCCACTCAGCTCACCGGACAACCCTATCTGCGGTTTATGGTGGCAGAGGGTATCGGCGCTTTGCTCTCAATGGAGCATGTCCAGGAGTCCTTAATTGTAGAGGCTGAGCAGATTACCCTCATCCCTAATATGGCCCGATCGGTGCTGGGGTTAATGAATTCCCGAGATCAGGTCTTCTGTGTGGTCAATCTGCCCCAGTTGTTGGGATACCCTGATATCACCGGTAGCCAGCGCCGATACCGCGTGATTGTTGCACGGGTACCTCCTTCTGACTATCAACGCTCGGGCACTGGAGAGGCGCTTTTGGGGCTGGCCGTCCCCCAAATTCAAGGGGTCACCCGATTGCAAGAAGAGCAACTGCAAACCGAAATTGCTGCCTGTCCGGCAAACCTAAGTCCCTACGTTACCGGTACTTGCCAACAGGACGAGCAAACCCTGTATCTTTTCTATCCGCCATTCCTGGCCAAAGCACCGGCTTTATATCCGACCTAA
- a CDS encoding response regulator transcription factor has protein sequence MSSKILVVDDLQSELDLLCQYLTEEGYTIVTATNGTEALEKVNQNKPDAIVTDWMMPGMGGLDLARKLRKNPDTADIPVVACTAKDRDVDRMWAAKQGVEAYVTKPCTKQELVSALRAAMK, from the coding sequence ATGAGCAGCAAAATCTTAGTCGTCGATGACCTCCAATCCGAACTGGACTTACTCTGTCAATACCTGACCGAAGAAGGCTACACCATCGTCACGGCTACCAATGGCACAGAGGCACTAGAAAAAGTCAATCAGAACAAGCCTGATGCCATCGTCACCGATTGGATGATGCCAGGAATGGGCGGGTTAGACCTAGCCCGAAAGCTCCGCAAAAATCCCGACACCGCCGATATTCCCGTAGTAGCCTGTACCGCTAAGGATCGAGATGTCGATCGCATGTGGGCTGCCAAGCAAGGGGTAGAAGCCTATGTCACCAAACCCTGCACCAAGCAAGAACTCGTGAGTGCCCTGAGAGCGGCAATGAAATAA